A single genomic interval of Pseudochaenichthys georgianus chromosome 3, fPseGeo1.2, whole genome shotgun sequence harbors:
- the tle3b gene encoding transducin-like enhancer protein 3-B isoform X12 produces the protein MYPQGRHPAPHQPGQPGFKFTVAESCDRIKDEFQFLQAQYHSLKVEYDKLANEKTEMQRHYVMYYEMSYGLNIEMHKQTEIAKRLNAILAQIMPFLSQEHQQQVAQAVERAKQVTMTELNAIIGVRGLPNLPLTQQQLQAQHLSHAAHGPPVQMPPHPSGLQPPGLPPVTGAGSGLLALGALGSQAHLPVKDEKSHHDLEHRERESSTNNSVSPSDSLRAASEKHRGSSDYSLDSKKRKVDDKDSMSRYDSDGDKSDDLVVDVSNEDPATPRASPTHSPPENGLDKSRVLKKDAAPNSPASVASSGSTPSSKAKDHAHNDKSSTPSLKSNTPTPRNEAPTPGTSTTPGLRPLTMGKPPGMEALAAPALRTPLSIAGSYASPFAMMGHHEMNGSLTSPVYPGLISPQMSAAAAAAYGRSPIAGFDPHSHLRAPGLPASLTSISGGKPAYSFHVSADGQMQPVPFPPDALIGPGIPRHARQINTLSHGEVVCAVTISNPTRHVYTGGKGCVKIWDISQPGSKSPVSQLDCLNRDNYIRSCKLLPDGRTLIVGGEASTLTIWDLASPTPRIKAELTSSAPACYALAISPDAKVCFSCCSDGNIAVWDLHNQTLVRQFQGHTDGASCIDISHDGTKLWTGGLDNTVRSWDLREGRQLQQHDFTSQIFSLGYCPTGEWLAVGMESSNVEVLHHTKPDKYQLHLHESCVLSLKFAYCGKWFVSTGKDNLLNAWRTPYGASIFQSKESSSVLSCDISADDKYIVTGSGDKKATVYEVIY, from the exons ATGTATCCACAAGGCCGGCATCCG GCACCTCACCAGCCAGGGCAGCCTGGCTTCAAGTTCACAGTTGCAGAGTCCTGCGACCGGATCAAAGACGAGTTTCAGTTCCTGCAGGCCCAGTACCACAG TCTGAAAGTGGAGTACGACAAACTGGCCAATGAAAAGACAGAGATGCAGCGCCACTACGTCATG tactatgagATGTCCTATGGGCTCAACATTGAGATGCACAAACAG ACTGAGATTGCCAAACGTCTCAATGCAATCCTGGCTCAGATCATGCCGTTCTTGTCACAAGAG CACCAGCAGCAGGTGGCTCAGGCTGTTGAGCGAGCCAAGCAGGTGACCATGACCGAGCTGAATGCGATCATCGGGGTACGTGGACTTCCCAATCTGCCTCTGACT cagcagcagctccaggCTCAGCACCTTTCTCACGCGGCCCACGGCCCCCCAGTCCAGATGCCCCCCCACCCATCAGGCCTGCAGCCCCCCGGACTTCCCCCTGTGACGGGCGCCGGCTCCGGCCTGCTGGCTCTGGGCGCTCTGGGCAGCCAGGCCCACCTGCCCGTAAAGGATGAGAAGAGCCACCACGACCTGGAGCACAGAG AGCGCGAGTCGAGTACG AATAACTCGGTGTCGCCGTCAGACAGCCTGCGGGCAGCAAGCGAGAAGCACCGCGGCTCTTCAGATTACAGCCTGGACTCCAAGAAACGCAAAGTGGACGACAAGGACAGCATGAGCCGATAT GACAGTGACGGAGACAAAAGTGACGACTTGGTGGTGGATGTTTCCAACGAG GATCCGGCCACCCCTCGAGCCAGCCCCACTCACTCTCCTCCCGAGAACGGCCTGGATAAATCACGCGTCCTGAAGAAGGATGCTGCCCCCAACAGCCCCGCCTCCGTGGCCTCCTCGGGCAGCACGCCGTCCTCCAAAGCTAAGGACCACGCCCAC aaTGACAAGTCGTCCACACCGAGCCTGAAGTccaacacacccacacccaggAACGAGGCGCCAACGCCGGGAACCAGCACCACTCCAGGACTGCGGCCCCTAACGATGGGCAAACCCCCCGGCATGGAGGCACTAG CAGCCCCCGCCCTGCGTACCCCTCTCTCCATCGCGGGCTCCTACGCCTCCCCCTTTGCGATGATGGGTCATCACGAGATGAACGGATCCCTGACCAGCCCGGTCTACCCAGGTCTCATCTCTCCGCAGATGagtgctgcagctgctgccgcCTATGGACGCTCACCAATT GCGGGGTTTGACCCTCATTCTCACTTGAGAGCTCCAGGCCTGCCCGCCAGCCTCACGTCCATCTCCGGAGGAAAACC AGCTTATTCTTTTCACGTTAGCGCAGATGGTCAGATGCAGCCTGTGCCCTTCCCTCCAGACGCGCTGATAGGCCCGGGGATTCCTCGCCACGCTCGCCAGATCAATACCCTGAGCCACGGGGAGGTGGTGTGCGCCGTCACCATAAGCAACCCCACCCGCCACGTCTACACCGGCGGCAAGGGCTGCGTCAAGATCTGGGACATCAGCCAACCAGGGAGCAAGAGCCCAGTGTCCCAGCTCGACTGCCTG AACAGGGACAATTACATCCGCTCCTGCAAGCTGTTGCCTGACGGCCGCACCTTGATAGTGGGGGGGGAGGCCAGCACGCTGACCATCTGGGACCTCGCCTCACCGACGCCCCGCATCAAGGCCGAGCTCACTTCCTCCGCCCCGGCCTGCTACGCTCTGGCCATCAGCCCCGACGCCAAGGTGTGCTTCTCCTGCTGCTCGGATGGAAACATCGCCGTGTGGGACCTCCACAACCAGACCCTCGTCAG GCAGTTCCAGGGCCACACCGATGGAGCCAGCTGTATCGACATCTCCCACGACGGGACCAAGCTGTGGACCGGAGGGCTCGACAACACCGTGCGCTCCTGGGATCTGAGGGAGGGACGACAGCTCCAGCAGCACGACTTCACCTCACAG ATCTTCTCGCTGGGCTACTGTCCCACCGGAGAGTGGCTGGCTGTGGGCATGGAGAGCAGCAACGTGGAGGTGCTGCACCACACCAAGCCCGACAAGTACCAGCTGCACCTTCACGAGAGCTGCGTCCTCTCGCTGAAGTTCGCCTACTGTG GTAAATGGTTTGTGAGCACGGGGAAGGACAATCTGCTGAACGCGTGGAGGACTCCTTATGGGGCCAGCATATTCCAG TCGAAGGAGTCGTCCTCCGTCCTGAGCTGCGACATCTCTGCAGACGACAAATACATCGTGACGGGGTCCGGGGACAAGAAGGCCACCGTGTACGAGGTCATCTATTAG
- the tle3b gene encoding transducin-like enhancer protein 3-B isoform X14 → MYPQGRHPAPHQPGQPGFKFTVAESCDRIKDEFQFLQAQYHSLKVEYDKLANEKTEMQRHYVMYYEMSYGLNIEMHKQTEIAKRLNAILAQIMPFLSQEHQQQVAQAVERAKQVTMTELNAIIGQQQLQAQHLSHAAHGPPVQMPPHPSGLQPPGLPPVTGAGSGLLALGALGSQAHLPVKDEKSHHDLEHRERESSTNNSVSPSDSLRAASEKHRGSSDYSLDSKKRKVDDKDSMSRYDSDGDKSDDLVVDVSNEDPATPRASPTHSPPENGLDKSRVLKKDAAPNSPASVASSGSTPSSKAKDHAHNDKSSTPSLKSNTPTPRNEAPTPGTSTTPGLRPLTMGKPPGMEALAAPALRTPLSIAGSYASPFAMMGHHEMNGSLTSPVYPGLISPQMSAAAAAAYGRSPIAGFDPHSHLRAPGLPASLTSISGGKPAYSFHVSADGQMQPVPFPPDALIGPGIPRHARQINTLSHGEVVCAVTISNPTRHVYTGGKGCVKIWDISQPGSKSPVSQLDCLNRDNYIRSCKLLPDGRTLIVGGEASTLTIWDLASPTPRIKAELTSSAPACYALAISPDAKVCFSCCSDGNIAVWDLHNQTLVRQFQGHTDGASCIDISHDGTKLWTGGLDNTVRSWDLREGRQLQQHDFTSQIFSLGYCPTGEWLAVGMESSNVEVLHHTKPDKYQLHLHESCVLSLKFAYCGKWFVSTGKDNLLNAWRTPYGASIFQSKESSSVLSCDISADDKYIVTGSGDKKATVYEVIY, encoded by the exons ATGTATCCACAAGGCCGGCATCCG GCACCTCACCAGCCAGGGCAGCCTGGCTTCAAGTTCACAGTTGCAGAGTCCTGCGACCGGATCAAAGACGAGTTTCAGTTCCTGCAGGCCCAGTACCACAG TCTGAAAGTGGAGTACGACAAACTGGCCAATGAAAAGACAGAGATGCAGCGCCACTACGTCATG tactatgagATGTCCTATGGGCTCAACATTGAGATGCACAAACAG ACTGAGATTGCCAAACGTCTCAATGCAATCCTGGCTCAGATCATGCCGTTCTTGTCACAAGAG CACCAGCAGCAGGTGGCTCAGGCTGTTGAGCGAGCCAAGCAGGTGACCATGACCGAGCTGAATGCGATCATCGGG cagcagcagctccaggCTCAGCACCTTTCTCACGCGGCCCACGGCCCCCCAGTCCAGATGCCCCCCCACCCATCAGGCCTGCAGCCCCCCGGACTTCCCCCTGTGACGGGCGCCGGCTCCGGCCTGCTGGCTCTGGGCGCTCTGGGCAGCCAGGCCCACCTGCCCGTAAAGGATGAGAAGAGCCACCACGACCTGGAGCACAGAG AGCGCGAGTCGAGTACG AATAACTCGGTGTCGCCGTCAGACAGCCTGCGGGCAGCAAGCGAGAAGCACCGCGGCTCTTCAGATTACAGCCTGGACTCCAAGAAACGCAAAGTGGACGACAAGGACAGCATGAGCCGATAT GACAGTGACGGAGACAAAAGTGACGACTTGGTGGTGGATGTTTCCAACGAG GATCCGGCCACCCCTCGAGCCAGCCCCACTCACTCTCCTCCCGAGAACGGCCTGGATAAATCACGCGTCCTGAAGAAGGATGCTGCCCCCAACAGCCCCGCCTCCGTGGCCTCCTCGGGCAGCACGCCGTCCTCCAAAGCTAAGGACCACGCCCAC aaTGACAAGTCGTCCACACCGAGCCTGAAGTccaacacacccacacccaggAACGAGGCGCCAACGCCGGGAACCAGCACCACTCCAGGACTGCGGCCCCTAACGATGGGCAAACCCCCCGGCATGGAGGCACTAG CAGCCCCCGCCCTGCGTACCCCTCTCTCCATCGCGGGCTCCTACGCCTCCCCCTTTGCGATGATGGGTCATCACGAGATGAACGGATCCCTGACCAGCCCGGTCTACCCAGGTCTCATCTCTCCGCAGATGagtgctgcagctgctgccgcCTATGGACGCTCACCAATT GCGGGGTTTGACCCTCATTCTCACTTGAGAGCTCCAGGCCTGCCCGCCAGCCTCACGTCCATCTCCGGAGGAAAACC AGCTTATTCTTTTCACGTTAGCGCAGATGGTCAGATGCAGCCTGTGCCCTTCCCTCCAGACGCGCTGATAGGCCCGGGGATTCCTCGCCACGCTCGCCAGATCAATACCCTGAGCCACGGGGAGGTGGTGTGCGCCGTCACCATAAGCAACCCCACCCGCCACGTCTACACCGGCGGCAAGGGCTGCGTCAAGATCTGGGACATCAGCCAACCAGGGAGCAAGAGCCCAGTGTCCCAGCTCGACTGCCTG AACAGGGACAATTACATCCGCTCCTGCAAGCTGTTGCCTGACGGCCGCACCTTGATAGTGGGGGGGGAGGCCAGCACGCTGACCATCTGGGACCTCGCCTCACCGACGCCCCGCATCAAGGCCGAGCTCACTTCCTCCGCCCCGGCCTGCTACGCTCTGGCCATCAGCCCCGACGCCAAGGTGTGCTTCTCCTGCTGCTCGGATGGAAACATCGCCGTGTGGGACCTCCACAACCAGACCCTCGTCAG GCAGTTCCAGGGCCACACCGATGGAGCCAGCTGTATCGACATCTCCCACGACGGGACCAAGCTGTGGACCGGAGGGCTCGACAACACCGTGCGCTCCTGGGATCTGAGGGAGGGACGACAGCTCCAGCAGCACGACTTCACCTCACAG ATCTTCTCGCTGGGCTACTGTCCCACCGGAGAGTGGCTGGCTGTGGGCATGGAGAGCAGCAACGTGGAGGTGCTGCACCACACCAAGCCCGACAAGTACCAGCTGCACCTTCACGAGAGCTGCGTCCTCTCGCTGAAGTTCGCCTACTGTG GTAAATGGTTTGTGAGCACGGGGAAGGACAATCTGCTGAACGCGTGGAGGACTCCTTATGGGGCCAGCATATTCCAG TCGAAGGAGTCGTCCTCCGTCCTGAGCTGCGACATCTCTGCAGACGACAAATACATCGTGACGGGGTCCGGGGACAAGAAGGCCACCGTGTACGAGGTCATCTATTAG
- the tle3b gene encoding transducin-like enhancer protein 3-B isoform X13 has protein sequence MYPQGRHPAPHQPGQPGFKFTVAESCDRIKDEFQFLQAQYHSLKVEYDKLANEKTEMQRHYVMYYEMSYGLNIEMHKQTEIAKRLNAILAQIMPFLSQEHQQQVAQAVERAKQVTMTELNAIIGVRGLPNLPLTQQQLQAQHLSHAAHGPPVQMPPHPSGLQPPGLPPVTGAGSGLLALGALGSQAHLPVKDEKSHHDLEHRERESSTNNSVSPSDSLRAASEKHRGSSDYSLDSKKRKVDDKDSMSRYDSDGDKSDDLVVDVSNEDPATPRASPTHSPPENGLDKSRVLKKDAAPNSPASVASSGSTPSSKAKDHAHNDKSSTPSLKSNTPTPRNEAPTPGTSTTPGLRPLTMGKPPGMEALAPALRTPLSIAGSYASPFAMMGHHEMNGSLTSPVYPGLISPQMSAAAAAAYGRSPIAGFDPHSHLRAPGLPASLTSISGGKPAYSFHVSADGQMQPVPFPPDALIGPGIPRHARQINTLSHGEVVCAVTISNPTRHVYTGGKGCVKIWDISQPGSKSPVSQLDCLNRDNYIRSCKLLPDGRTLIVGGEASTLTIWDLASPTPRIKAELTSSAPACYALAISPDAKVCFSCCSDGNIAVWDLHNQTLVRQFQGHTDGASCIDISHDGTKLWTGGLDNTVRSWDLREGRQLQQHDFTSQIFSLGYCPTGEWLAVGMESSNVEVLHHTKPDKYQLHLHESCVLSLKFAYCGKWFVSTGKDNLLNAWRTPYGASIFQSKESSSVLSCDISADDKYIVTGSGDKKATVYEVIY, from the exons ATGTATCCACAAGGCCGGCATCCG GCACCTCACCAGCCAGGGCAGCCTGGCTTCAAGTTCACAGTTGCAGAGTCCTGCGACCGGATCAAAGACGAGTTTCAGTTCCTGCAGGCCCAGTACCACAG TCTGAAAGTGGAGTACGACAAACTGGCCAATGAAAAGACAGAGATGCAGCGCCACTACGTCATG tactatgagATGTCCTATGGGCTCAACATTGAGATGCACAAACAG ACTGAGATTGCCAAACGTCTCAATGCAATCCTGGCTCAGATCATGCCGTTCTTGTCACAAGAG CACCAGCAGCAGGTGGCTCAGGCTGTTGAGCGAGCCAAGCAGGTGACCATGACCGAGCTGAATGCGATCATCGGGGTACGTGGACTTCCCAATCTGCCTCTGACT cagcagcagctccaggCTCAGCACCTTTCTCACGCGGCCCACGGCCCCCCAGTCCAGATGCCCCCCCACCCATCAGGCCTGCAGCCCCCCGGACTTCCCCCTGTGACGGGCGCCGGCTCCGGCCTGCTGGCTCTGGGCGCTCTGGGCAGCCAGGCCCACCTGCCCGTAAAGGATGAGAAGAGCCACCACGACCTGGAGCACAGAG AGCGCGAGTCGAGTACG AATAACTCGGTGTCGCCGTCAGACAGCCTGCGGGCAGCAAGCGAGAAGCACCGCGGCTCTTCAGATTACAGCCTGGACTCCAAGAAACGCAAAGTGGACGACAAGGACAGCATGAGCCGATAT GACAGTGACGGAGACAAAAGTGACGACTTGGTGGTGGATGTTTCCAACGAG GATCCGGCCACCCCTCGAGCCAGCCCCACTCACTCTCCTCCCGAGAACGGCCTGGATAAATCACGCGTCCTGAAGAAGGATGCTGCCCCCAACAGCCCCGCCTCCGTGGCCTCCTCGGGCAGCACGCCGTCCTCCAAAGCTAAGGACCACGCCCAC aaTGACAAGTCGTCCACACCGAGCCTGAAGTccaacacacccacacccaggAACGAGGCGCCAACGCCGGGAACCAGCACCACTCCAGGACTGCGGCCCCTAACGATGGGCAAACCCCCCGGCATGGAGGCACTAG CCCCCGCCCTGCGTACCCCTCTCTCCATCGCGGGCTCCTACGCCTCCCCCTTTGCGATGATGGGTCATCACGAGATGAACGGATCCCTGACCAGCCCGGTCTACCCAGGTCTCATCTCTCCGCAGATGagtgctgcagctgctgccgcCTATGGACGCTCACCAATT GCGGGGTTTGACCCTCATTCTCACTTGAGAGCTCCAGGCCTGCCCGCCAGCCTCACGTCCATCTCCGGAGGAAAACC AGCTTATTCTTTTCACGTTAGCGCAGATGGTCAGATGCAGCCTGTGCCCTTCCCTCCAGACGCGCTGATAGGCCCGGGGATTCCTCGCCACGCTCGCCAGATCAATACCCTGAGCCACGGGGAGGTGGTGTGCGCCGTCACCATAAGCAACCCCACCCGCCACGTCTACACCGGCGGCAAGGGCTGCGTCAAGATCTGGGACATCAGCCAACCAGGGAGCAAGAGCCCAGTGTCCCAGCTCGACTGCCTG AACAGGGACAATTACATCCGCTCCTGCAAGCTGTTGCCTGACGGCCGCACCTTGATAGTGGGGGGGGAGGCCAGCACGCTGACCATCTGGGACCTCGCCTCACCGACGCCCCGCATCAAGGCCGAGCTCACTTCCTCCGCCCCGGCCTGCTACGCTCTGGCCATCAGCCCCGACGCCAAGGTGTGCTTCTCCTGCTGCTCGGATGGAAACATCGCCGTGTGGGACCTCCACAACCAGACCCTCGTCAG GCAGTTCCAGGGCCACACCGATGGAGCCAGCTGTATCGACATCTCCCACGACGGGACCAAGCTGTGGACCGGAGGGCTCGACAACACCGTGCGCTCCTGGGATCTGAGGGAGGGACGACAGCTCCAGCAGCACGACTTCACCTCACAG ATCTTCTCGCTGGGCTACTGTCCCACCGGAGAGTGGCTGGCTGTGGGCATGGAGAGCAGCAACGTGGAGGTGCTGCACCACACCAAGCCCGACAAGTACCAGCTGCACCTTCACGAGAGCTGCGTCCTCTCGCTGAAGTTCGCCTACTGTG GTAAATGGTTTGTGAGCACGGGGAAGGACAATCTGCTGAACGCGTGGAGGACTCCTTATGGGGCCAGCATATTCCAG TCGAAGGAGTCGTCCTCCGTCCTGAGCTGCGACATCTCTGCAGACGACAAATACATCGTGACGGGGTCCGGGGACAAGAAGGCCACCGTGTACGAGGTCATCTATTAG
- the tle3b gene encoding transducin-like enhancer protein 3-B isoform X1, with protein MYPQGRHPAPHQPGQPGFKFTVAESCDRIKDEFQFLQAQYHSLKVEYDKLANEKTEMQRHYVMYYEMSYGLNIEMHKQTEIAKRLNAILAQIMPFLSQEHQQQVAQAVERAKQVTMTELNAIIGVRGLPNLPLTQQPPHSVYPAFMQQQLQAQHLSHAAHGPPVQMPPHPSGLQPPGLPPVTGAGSGLLALGALGSQAHLPVKDEKSHHDLEHRGPSSFHSPLANPLKERESSTNNSVSPSDSLRAASEKHRGSSDYSLDSKKRKVDDKDSMSRYDSDGDKSDDLVVDVSNEDPATPRASPTHSPPENGLDKSRVLKKDAAPNSPASVASSGSTPSSKAKDHAHNDKSSTPSLKSNTPTPRNEAPTPGTSTTPGLRPLTMGKPPGMEALAAPALRTPLSIAGSYASPFAMMGHHEMNGSLTSPVYPGLISPQMSAAAAAAYGRSPIAGFDPHSHLRAPGLPASLTSISGGKPAYSFHVSADGQMQPVPFPPDALIGPGIPRHARQINTLSHGEVVCAVTISNPTRHVYTGGKGCVKIWDISQPGSKSPVSQLDCLNRDNYIRSCKLLPDGRTLIVGGEASTLTIWDLASPTPRIKAELTSSAPACYALAISPDAKVCFSCCSDGNIAVWDLHNQTLVRQFQGHTDGASCIDISHDGTKLWTGGLDNTVRSWDLREGRQLQQHDFTSQIFSLGYCPTGEWLAVGMESSNVEVLHHTKPDKYQLHLHESCVLSLKFAYCGKWFVSTGKDNLLNAWRTPYGASIFQSKESSSVLSCDISADDKYIVTGSGDKKATVYEVIY; from the exons ATGTATCCACAAGGCCGGCATCCG GCACCTCACCAGCCAGGGCAGCCTGGCTTCAAGTTCACAGTTGCAGAGTCCTGCGACCGGATCAAAGACGAGTTTCAGTTCCTGCAGGCCCAGTACCACAG TCTGAAAGTGGAGTACGACAAACTGGCCAATGAAAAGACAGAGATGCAGCGCCACTACGTCATG tactatgagATGTCCTATGGGCTCAACATTGAGATGCACAAACAG ACTGAGATTGCCAAACGTCTCAATGCAATCCTGGCTCAGATCATGCCGTTCTTGTCACAAGAG CACCAGCAGCAGGTGGCTCAGGCTGTTGAGCGAGCCAAGCAGGTGACCATGACCGAGCTGAATGCGATCATCGGGGTACGTGGACTTCCCAATCTGCCTCTGACT CAGCAGCCGCCTCATAGTGTCTACCCAGCATTCATG cagcagcagctccaggCTCAGCACCTTTCTCACGCGGCCCACGGCCCCCCAGTCCAGATGCCCCCCCACCCATCAGGCCTGCAGCCCCCCGGACTTCCCCCTGTGACGGGCGCCGGCTCCGGCCTGCTGGCTCTGGGCGCTCTGGGCAGCCAGGCCCACCTGCCCGTAAAGGATGAGAAGAGCCACCACGACCTGGAGCACAGAGG CCCCTCATCTTTTCACTCGCCCCTGGCCAATCCTCTGAAAGAGCGCGAGTCGAGTACG AATAACTCGGTGTCGCCGTCAGACAGCCTGCGGGCAGCAAGCGAGAAGCACCGCGGCTCTTCAGATTACAGCCTGGACTCCAAGAAACGCAAAGTGGACGACAAGGACAGCATGAGCCGATAT GACAGTGACGGAGACAAAAGTGACGACTTGGTGGTGGATGTTTCCAACGAG GATCCGGCCACCCCTCGAGCCAGCCCCACTCACTCTCCTCCCGAGAACGGCCTGGATAAATCACGCGTCCTGAAGAAGGATGCTGCCCCCAACAGCCCCGCCTCCGTGGCCTCCTCGGGCAGCACGCCGTCCTCCAAAGCTAAGGACCACGCCCAC aaTGACAAGTCGTCCACACCGAGCCTGAAGTccaacacacccacacccaggAACGAGGCGCCAACGCCGGGAACCAGCACCACTCCAGGACTGCGGCCCCTAACGATGGGCAAACCCCCCGGCATGGAGGCACTAG CAGCCCCCGCCCTGCGTACCCCTCTCTCCATCGCGGGCTCCTACGCCTCCCCCTTTGCGATGATGGGTCATCACGAGATGAACGGATCCCTGACCAGCCCGGTCTACCCAGGTCTCATCTCTCCGCAGATGagtgctgcagctgctgccgcCTATGGACGCTCACCAATT GCGGGGTTTGACCCTCATTCTCACTTGAGAGCTCCAGGCCTGCCCGCCAGCCTCACGTCCATCTCCGGAGGAAAACC AGCTTATTCTTTTCACGTTAGCGCAGATGGTCAGATGCAGCCTGTGCCCTTCCCTCCAGACGCGCTGATAGGCCCGGGGATTCCTCGCCACGCTCGCCAGATCAATACCCTGAGCCACGGGGAGGTGGTGTGCGCCGTCACCATAAGCAACCCCACCCGCCACGTCTACACCGGCGGCAAGGGCTGCGTCAAGATCTGGGACATCAGCCAACCAGGGAGCAAGAGCCCAGTGTCCCAGCTCGACTGCCTG AACAGGGACAATTACATCCGCTCCTGCAAGCTGTTGCCTGACGGCCGCACCTTGATAGTGGGGGGGGAGGCCAGCACGCTGACCATCTGGGACCTCGCCTCACCGACGCCCCGCATCAAGGCCGAGCTCACTTCCTCCGCCCCGGCCTGCTACGCTCTGGCCATCAGCCCCGACGCCAAGGTGTGCTTCTCCTGCTGCTCGGATGGAAACATCGCCGTGTGGGACCTCCACAACCAGACCCTCGTCAG GCAGTTCCAGGGCCACACCGATGGAGCCAGCTGTATCGACATCTCCCACGACGGGACCAAGCTGTGGACCGGAGGGCTCGACAACACCGTGCGCTCCTGGGATCTGAGGGAGGGACGACAGCTCCAGCAGCACGACTTCACCTCACAG ATCTTCTCGCTGGGCTACTGTCCCACCGGAGAGTGGCTGGCTGTGGGCATGGAGAGCAGCAACGTGGAGGTGCTGCACCACACCAAGCCCGACAAGTACCAGCTGCACCTTCACGAGAGCTGCGTCCTCTCGCTGAAGTTCGCCTACTGTG GTAAATGGTTTGTGAGCACGGGGAAGGACAATCTGCTGAACGCGTGGAGGACTCCTTATGGGGCCAGCATATTCCAG TCGAAGGAGTCGTCCTCCGTCCTGAGCTGCGACATCTCTGCAGACGACAAATACATCGTGACGGGGTCCGGGGACAAGAAGGCCACCGTGTACGAGGTCATCTATTAG